The Dreissena polymorpha isolate Duluth1 chromosome 2, UMN_Dpol_1.0, whole genome shotgun sequence nucleotide sequence CAGTAACATTACGACATGTAACAAATGAATTCGTGTGCTACACTCATGGCAAAGTAAATGTTGAATGTTTGTTACCTATCAAAATATGCGCACTCCAATTTGACAAATATACTTATATTTACAAAGCCcttattatcatttatataaatacgtACACATTAGAAAAGTGAAAATTGAATAATACTATGTAAAGTGTGATTACCTGTATTTAATGCATCATCTGAGGTTTTAGTCGATACGACTTTTGCAAGTGTTGATGTTGGTTGTGTTGGTTCAATTTCTTCACTCATTCTGAACCTTATTTGCGCTTTGTTTCGCTTATTATTTGTTTCGAAACAAGTGAATATACCTTCGAACTCTTTTGTGAGTTGTTTTATGACGAGTATGCCACCAGTTATGGTTTTTCTAGCTTTAAAGTTGTTGTTGCGAGATACATAGCATGGCTCCAAGTTATGATGAACACACTCCGCTATGACATCCTCTTTCCCACTCGAAGCATTTTTGAATTTAAACGAAATTGAATTGTTTAATTCACATTCAAGTACATCATTGCGTCCAAGTATTTTTGTGAATTTTACTGAAAACAAACACGCGCATTTATACACAAACACCATAACACGGGTTAAGAGTAATTCTAGGTTTTCCAAAAACAGATACACAGTACTATACAAATGATAATTAAATCCATTTTCATATTTAGAACACATTACATCGTAACCTACTTAGTTTTCGTCTAACATAGAGCCAGACAGACAATATTTAGAATGATTACTCTTTATTAAAGTATGCTCTTTTGCAATGAATATTTGATTAGCAGCTGCTTTTAATGTGACGAGTTTCTGTTATTTGTGctaataataaattatacatgGCATTGAGCTATTGTAGTGTTTATActtatttcgttgtttccttaaCTAACTCcagacttaaatgaaaacaaaacaatagattTGTGCTCAAGTGACTGGGCCAGTAAATTTGCTTGGGGATATGGACATAACCTTAACGCATGTGTTGCATTACAACTATGCCGGGTAAATTGCCAATGTTTTCCGAGACAGatgatacatatttatatttagatcAGATAATGACAGAGCTGTTGATAATATATATTACCTGCATTTGATTGTGTTTCATCTGTGTATCCTACATAAATGCCCTTTGCGTTTTCTCGTTGACTGATTTGGAAACATGTGTAGTTGCCATACGTTTCATCACTAAGATTCAAAATTTCAAGTAACGCACCGTTGTCAATTTTAGATACGACATAATTATCCTCGCTTCTTAACGTGCAGGATTTTGCATCGCGTATACATTCTGCTAAGATTACCGTTTCGTTGTTGGAGGCTTTGGTAAAATCGAACGCAATGCCGTCTGAAGATGATGTGCATTCAAGTAAATCAATGTACCCTTTTAATGGTAGAAAAGTTATTGTGCTTTCTGTTGATGTTGCTGAAAGGAAAGACATGTGCGGCTTAAGTAGAATTATACCATATGTGCAATGCAGGTATCAAACATATCTTAACAAATGACAATTTGTCTAATAGGAACACACCTACCATATAAACCGGTGACAACTGCACACGCGTACAACCGTAACAAAAAGAGCACCATTTCCTGAAATATAGTTCGTGCAAACAATGTTGTAACAGGCTACAAACATAAGCGTTTATTTCCtgttttaagtaatattttaaattaattattatttaaaaagtgtattattcatataaattaagtataaattataataaaatatttaacttaatgggaccgtcaaccacgaattacgaaaaaaagaaaagttctaaaataccgtgttttttttacaattattagtttatattgatttaaatatcacgactggtatataacattgcttgaaaaaaagttgttaagttatcatattttcatatattcggaaataaaattttactgggtatgtgtaccaggtaactactagttaactataaataacgcaagtagattgagcatcatcgtcacgtggtaaacccaggaatgcaaattgtgcatgcgtagtgaattgtatatattttatatataaaatgatcaatctacttgcgttagtGTGTATGTcgttatgtaatttatttttgcgatgtactttcgctttcacatcgcgaaattttattaccaaatactgaaaatatgaactggtttgaagtaatgtaatataccagtcgtgatattctaatcaatataaactaataattgtaaaaaattcggtattttagaacttttcttttttcgtcattcgttgttgacggtccctttaaatgtgAACGATACATATCATATATCATTATGGATCTCCTAATGGCACCAACGTTTCTTTATAAAACTGGGATCTTTTGTAAAGACATAATTTTAagtgaaatataaattatttagtaGTTAAAGTTGTATATAGGTTTTGGTgtcttttacattttcaaatacaaGATGAATTACttatgtttttaaacatacaATGATTAAGCCATAATAAGCCATACAACATACAATCCATTAATTTCCGTGTTAATTATAGTTACTCTAGATATAAACACTTATTTTATATGGTTTGATTAAATGTATTACCgatattatattgttaatgaTAAATGGGATTGTAGCCGAATGAGCCACAAACGTAGCAAATAATCAGGAATCAAACAATAgtaaatttacatttaacaattatAAGTTAAATTACAATTGACAAAACAATCAACGTTCATTAAAATTTCAttagcatgttattcattcactGAGTTGTCCCATATTTTGAGAATCAATGACAATTTTCTGAGGCACTATTAAACAAACTAAAAAGATATATCGCCAAATCTTCTCTAGGTTTAAACATGTAAGTACATTACATAATTCAGTGCAAATTCCCGATCATTGTAATAAATATCTCGAAGATGCAGTCATGAATTAGCAATTCGTTATTATAAATGGGCGGTAGCATATCTCGGCTGTATATGTATACCACTAGATTTCTCTTTAATTAGtagcttattttattgattttttttcaaatattatttgtaCCTACCTATAAATTAAGCTTTACAGTGTTGCCTTAACGTTTCTCTGTCTGCGAATGATGTAATACAGCATAATATCCTAATCATACTATatgtagttttatttgtttgaGTGTAATTGTACTTAAAATAATGCACTTTTCTTAGCCTAAAAgggtacatacttttttaaaggaTTTTATATAAGCGTAATGGCTATTTCAGATTTATCTTACATTCCTGATCATGATATTTAACGTAGGTGAATTGAATAAACATTAATGTCAACATGGCGGACATGATGCTATTTTGTTGTATGTGTACTGCTTATAAGACATTCAATTAATTTAGACATTCGTTCGATTGTCTACCCGATTCAACGTTTTCCaatctaaataataatttttccTTGTCAAAATATCCCTTCAGCATTCAATGTAGAACACAAAACATCTGGAAAAAATGATATCCTATGATTCAGCTTACTCACGATTGTAATTATAACATTAGTATCAGTAAACTAAAATGGACGTTTTGGAATGTCCGAGGGTATACATGTCAACGggaaataaaaatcaataagcaCATGCTTGTTGGATTGtcgttttaaaaatgcataaacctACGTGTCCGATGTACGTTCATGCCATCAATACACATACAGTGATCTTCGTTTTCATTAATTGTTTGAAGCTATGACATCAAGTTCAGGACCTCGGCCTTTTGTGggtatgttaaaaataaacagggtgcagaatcaacggggtttacacacgggctggacagaaggTAAACACACCTGTAAGtgctttatttttgcaaatatctcaacctattgattttttttgcaaaattctttagtgcataaaagatagTTTTACTTGCAGTTTGTGCCTACACTTACGGTATAAGAATGAATCATTGAATACATCTGTAATTGTTGAAAAAAATTCACGTTGCTTGAACCATAGCCGTATACATGAATGTAGTACATATCAAATTTTTTATAAAGAACACATGCttgataaaaaaaagtaattttgatgtatttcacattgccataagcagcataaaaaatctgtcttttgtgcactagttgaaatttttatgaaaatttgttttaaaaagttatttgaaaaaggcAACACTTATCGTACCCACAGtaacgtgatcctgcaccctgatagaGCTTTATTTGTCTACACACATTATTTTGATAGTTAGTGCTCATGATATCGATGTTCCAAATAAAACATACGCTCTGGCTTGATCTCGCTTACtgaaatcaatacataaaatacacacaaaaaacgacggaatttgaaataaagtttgtttacttTCAGAAGGTGTTCTTAAATCTAGATTTCGAGTTTCTTTCCGTTTTAATTTGATTTACAAGTAAATATAAACCTGATTCGCGATCTGTACTGCAAACACGATAGCACAAATACAGTTGTCGGCTTTTATGTGGTCACCATTAATATTGTCGAGTTGCTACTTGCTGATAAAAGGTTTATATCATCTTAGTTTGCTTAATTAAATGGTGATTTAAACAGACAATTAAGGCAATCAAAATActtgattttaaatatacatacagTGACATTTAAAAGTGTATTACATTTTGTCATTCGTTTAGGTACATGTAGTCAGCTTTTAAATGCATGCAAACGAAACAGACATTATCGGACTGTGTTGATATTTTGTGCATATATTAGTTTTATTGACCATGGTTAAAGTATTAAACAGAAAAATACAACACCAAATCAACAAGAAAATCACTACAAACATCATAAAATGTATTGGGAAAATTATTTGTGTATGGACAACTGTGTGGATAAAGATAGATGTCACGTCTATATAACTATGCTAATTGACGCCACAAAAAGCTTttgcaatacaaatatattatgttttaaaccCTGCTCAAAAACCAACACTTGAGTGTCTTTATGACTGCCCACGTATCAAAAGAAATACTCTGGGTGAGTCTAATAAACACGCAGGAAACAGCTATAGTAATCACAAGAAAAATTCGTTGTCGTTAtagttttaatgaaatattttgaacataaaaaagtatgtataattaaaatattataaccaTACAATTAAAAGTGacatatgtatatattaacatgttatattAATAGAAATTATCGAATAAAAAAGAACATACTTGCTAAAGCTTACAGTAATTGTCCTCGAGATGTGTTCCTGTCGTACGCCAAACtgataatgtttaaaatataaggtTCTTCATACAGGTTACTTGCTTCAAATTTAAAGCGCAGTTGTGAGCATTTTTGATAAAATGCATGCTATAGACAAGTAACTTATTTGAAGAAATCCATTTGATAGAACATTTTCACTTGAAGCTTTAAAACGTTACATGACACGCATAATGATGTAATGATGTAAAATATTCAATAGCAATCCTATCCAAGTAGCAAACATACCGATAACAAATGGTCTATTGTATACGACAATGCACAAGCAGTTACCCGTAACTTAAAACTACTAGGCTTAAACAAATCGATCCCGAAGTTAAATTCGCATACACTTAAACGCAGACGAAGGAAAGGTATATTTACTTTATGTGTCGTATATAGACTTCCTTAAAAACGAAACctggattgtttttgtttttttaaatatggtaAGTTAATTTAAACGATTATGTTTTAATTGTactttgttaaacaatttgtcgTAACTTTGTCTAATTTAGAACTTAATTAGCAAGCATGGTACACTGTAGACAGTACAAATAAGATCCAAGAAATTTAAACAAGCTGAAAATGAAATAGCGTTTCCTTTATCCGGTGTTATCATTTTCAACGAGGATTTTCGAGAGAgtacatatatctatatatatattcacacatatcgcCAGTTatggggtctctgatttagaaatatgTCATGGGGATcccaattaaatacatgtatctccatatcattttttatccgatattagcacgaattaaggtatataagggtacctaataaagtattttatataaatacgtcatttatttaacgtctcatacaatgaaatatattgcaacattaattgcgaggtataCAAATGTTCAATTTCAGCACCTGAGAGATCCATGTTGAATTGCGGAAACTATGTATTGCTTCTTGAAAAagatatattttgtgtttaatgtAGTTTTATC carries:
- the LOC127870495 gene encoding uncharacterized protein LOC127870495; its protein translation is MVLFLLRLYACAVVTGLYATSTESTITFLPLKGYIDLLECTSSSDGIAFDFTKASNNETVILAECIRDAKSCTLRSEDNYVVSKIDNGALLEILNLSDETYGNYTCFQISQRENAKGIYVGYTDETQSNAVKFTKILGRNDVLECELNNSISFKFKNASSGKEDVIAECVHHNLEPCYVSRNNNFKARKTITGGILVIKQLTKEFEGIFTCFETNNKRNKAQIRFRMSEEIEPTQPTSTLAKVVSTKTSDDALNTGVIIALAVIGVYAVVITVLLIHYKHPQIGWGPYCRTKKNEAGNASVSMDTTQQRQKEDDNETSCMAKKRDPHEELQIKLLDKGLPI